A stretch of Gambusia affinis linkage group LG10, SWU_Gaff_1.0, whole genome shotgun sequence DNA encodes these proteins:
- the acot11b gene encoding acyl-coenzyme A thioesterase 11b, with translation MTSEGKDGGIMLEPQLIQETGEVYRNPTEVQMSQIVLPCHSNHCGELSVGQLLKWMDSTACLSAERHAGCSCVTASVDDIHFEHTIGVGQVVSIIAKVNRAFTSSMEVGILVTCEDLYSDRQWKICHAFATFVSRRTEAGKVQLKQVIPYTQMEQMEYSLAAERRRMRLIHAEIITDLLSSSTAQLGECQEYDDAVLSEKTRVESVELVLPPHANHQVSTFGGQIMAWMENVATIAASRLCNAHPTLRTIDMFHFRGPSHIGDRLVLKAIVNNAFKHSMEVGVCAEAYQGGEPLRHINSAFMTFEVLDSDRKPRTLPHLQPEPVDGRRRYKEAIARKKIRLDRKYIISCKQTQVPLSVPWDPSNQMYLSYNNVSALKLMDTRNNWVLTSEKNKVRLYTLEENHMLCVKVEMYVSVPAEQVFHLLSDLRRRKEWDRHYEECEVISQADEDDTLYRVVTPSVSKGGKGKDFILLASRRKPCDSRDPYLIALRSVTLPNHPPTEDFSRGEVLCAGFTIWEESSSVTKFTYYNQATPGVLPYISTDVAGLSSSFYSTFSACSQFLEANKDSLDALPPSSF, from the exons ATGACATCAGAGGGGAAAGATGGAGGCATCATGCTGGAACCCCAACTTATCCAAGAGACCGGGGAAGTTTATAGAAACCCCACGGAGGTGCAGATGAGTCAAATCGTGCTGCCCTGTCACTCCAATCATTGCGGGGAGCTGAGTGTGGGACAGCTGCTGAAGTGGATGGACTCCACAGCCTGTTTGTCAG CTGAGAGACATGCAGGCTGCTCCTGTGTCACTGCATCGGTCGATGACATCCACTTCGAACACACAATAGG AGTTGGGCAAGTTGTCAGTATTATTGCCAAAGTCAACAGAGCCTTCACATCTAGCATGGAG GTGGGCATACTGGTGACTTGTGAAGATCTTTACTCTGACAGGCAGTGGAAAATTTGTCACGCCTTTGCCACGTTTGTTTCCAGACGAACTGAAGCTGGAAAG GTACAGCTCAAGCAGGTGATTCCTTATACACAAATGGAGCAGATGGAGTACAGCCTGGCAGCAGAGCGGCGGAGGATGCGACTCATCCATGCTGAGATTATCACAGACCTGCTGAGCAGCAGCACAGCTCAGCTGG GGGAATGTCAGGAGTATGACGACGCCGTGCTGTCTGAGAAGACGCGAGTGGAGAGCGTGGAGCTGGTGCTTCCGCCCCATGCCAACCATCAAGTCAGCACTTTTGGAGGCCAGATCATGGCCTGGATGGAGAATGTGGCTACAATTGCAGCAAg CCGATTGTGTAACGCCCACCCAACCCTGAGGACCATAGACATGTTCCATTTTCGTGGGCCGTCACACATTGGCGACCGGCTGGTGCTGAAAGCTATTGTTAACAACGCCTTCAAACACAG CATGGAGGTGGGAGTCTGTGCAGAGGCCTATCAGGGTGGAGAACCTCTGCGCCATATCAATAGTGCCTTTATGACCTTTGAGGTGCTGGACAGTGATAGGAAGCCCCGCACGCTGCCGCACCTACAACCTGAGCCTGTG GATGGAAGAAGACGTTATAAAGAAGCTATTGCAAGAAAGAAGATTCGCCTTGACAG aaaatatatcaTCTCTTGCAAGCAAACCCAAGTGCCTCTGTCTGTGCCCTGGGATCCAAGTAACCAG ATGTACCTGAGCTACAACAACGTATCAGCCCTGAAGCTCATGGATACCCGGAACAACTGGGTCTTaacttcagagaaaaataaG GTGAGACTATACACATTGGAGGAAAACCACATGCTTTGTGTCAAGGTGGAGATGTACGTCAGCGTCCCAGCAGAGCAGGTGTTCCACCTGTTGTCGGacctgaggaggaggaaagaatgGGACCGACATTATGA GGAGTGTGAGGTGATCAGCCAGGCAGATGAGGATGACACTCTTTATCGTGTGGTTACTCCCTCTGTCAGCAAAGGGGGCAAAGGAAAAGACTTTATCTTGCTTGCATCTAGAAGGAAGCCATGTGACTCCAG GGACCCGTACCTGATCGCTCTGCGTTCTGTCACTTTGCCCAATCACCCGCCTACAGAGGATTTCTCCAGAGGAGAGGTGCTCTGTGCTGGCTTCACAATCTGGGAGGAGTCCAGTTCAGTCACCAAG ttcaccTACTACAACCAGGCCACACCAGGTGTCCTCCCCTACATCTCGACAGATGTGGCTGGCCTCTCCTCCAGCTTCTACAGCACGTTTTCCGCTTGCAGTCAGTTCCTGGAAGCCAACAAAGATAGCCTGGATGCTCTGCCACCttcttcattttga